The Gemmatimonadota bacterium genome window below encodes:
- a CDS encoding redoxin domain-containing protein: MLSVGTEAPDFSLTRRVREAPVRLSDFRGERTVVLLFFPLAFSGVCTAEMCQVAEDYSRWTGLNAEILGISIDSPWVNAKFAEETGAAFPILSDFNKDVSTAYGVLYDDFFGMRGVSKRSAFVVDRDGIIRYAWMEEDSSIMPPFDEIAEAVAALR, translated from the coding sequence ATGCTGTCCGTGGGCACCGAAGCACCCGACTTCTCCTTGACCCGCCGCGTGCGCGAAGCGCCCGTCCGGTTGTCCGACTTCCGCGGTGAGCGCACCGTGGTCCTGTTGTTCTTTCCCCTGGCGTTCTCCGGCGTCTGCACGGCCGAGATGTGTCAGGTGGCGGAGGACTACTCGCGCTGGACCGGCCTGAACGCCGAGATCCTCGGGATCAGCATCGATTCGCCGTGGGTCAACGCGAAGTTCGCGGAGGAGACGGGCGCGGCGTTCCCCATCCTGTCGGACTTCAACAAGGACGTGAGCACGGCCTACGGCGTGCTCTACGACGACTTCTTCGGGATGAGGGGCGTCTCCAAGCGCTCCGCGTTCGTCGTCGACCGGGACGGGATCATCCGCTACGCATGGATGGAGGAGGATTCGTCCATCATGCCGCCGTTCGACGAGATCGCCGAGGCGGTGGCCGCGCTGCGCTGA
- a CDS encoding methyltransferase domain-containing protein: protein MSVTRTRSPAEIYQEDFVPGFFGPWAMQMAGLARVTAGQRVLDVACGTGALARAVAERVHPGGTVVGVDLNPEMLEVAARVSPGLEWTEGAAESLPFADAGFDAVVSQFGFMFFEDQAQALREMMRVLRPGGRLTVAVCDALDHSPGYAVLTVLLQRLFGDDVARAFAAPFASGDRALLRRRCAEAGIADADVRRVEGSVRFASIADLISTERACAWTLGGVLDDRQFEVLLEEAEESLRPFVTGDGRLALDLPCLVITARKAE, encoded by the coding sequence ATGTCGGTCACACGCACCCGCTCCCCCGCCGAGATCTACCAGGAGGACTTCGTTCCGGGGTTCTTCGGTCCCTGGGCGATGCAGATGGCCGGTCTGGCGCGCGTCACGGCCGGACAACGCGTGCTGGACGTGGCGTGTGGCACGGGCGCGCTGGCACGCGCGGTGGCCGAGCGCGTGCATCCGGGCGGCACCGTGGTCGGGGTCGACCTGAATCCCGAGATGCTCGAGGTGGCCGCCCGGGTGTCCCCGGGTCTGGAGTGGACGGAGGGAGCCGCGGAGTCGCTGCCGTTCGCGGACGCCGGCTTCGACGCGGTGGTGAGTCAGTTCGGCTTCATGTTCTTCGAGGACCAGGCGCAGGCGCTGCGCGAGATGATGCGGGTGCTCCGACCCGGCGGTCGCCTGACCGTCGCGGTCTGTGACGCCCTCGACCATTCGCCCGGCTATGCCGTGCTCACCGTCCTCTTGCAGCGGCTGTTCGGCGACGACGTGGCCCGGGCCTTCGCCGCACCGTTCGCGAGCGGTGATCGCGCCCTCTTGCGTCGGCGCTGCGCCGAGGCGGGGATCGCCGACGCCGACGTGCGACGCGTGGAAGGCTCGGTGCGCTTCGCCTCCATTGCGGACCTGATCTCCACCGAGCGCGCGTGCGCCTGGACCTTGGGGGGCGTGCTCGACGACCGGCAGTTCGAGGTGTTGCTGGAGGAGGCGGAGGAGTCTCTGCGTCCGTTCGTGACCGGCGACGGGCGTCTGGCGCTGGACCTGCCCTGCCTGGTGATCACGGCGCGCAAGGCGGAGTAG
- the fadI gene encoding acetyl-CoA C-acyltransferase FadI — translation MRTAIVAGVRTPFARSGTVFADLTAIELGKTAVRELVARSGVDPDQVDHLIYGTVVHDTQAPNIAREVGLGTLPKTVPAVTVSRACSSSNQAIADGVNLIGQGYAGLVVAGGAESLSHVPITVSDRLSKRLVQASKARSLGARVAAFKGLSPKELIPVQPAIAEPTTGETMGQSAERMAKENGISREDQDRWALRSHQLAQAGTEDGRLLEEIAPVYVGKSFETVVDRDNGIRADTSLEALAKLKPVFDRKFGSVTAGNASPLTDGASAVLLMSEEAVKAHGVTPLGWVRSYAFTALDPSQQLLQGPYYAAPIALERAGVTMADIQLLEMHEAFAAQVLSNLRWWESDEIAERELGRSQAVGHPPEDVINVMGGSIAIGHPFGATGARVTTTLLNEMRRRDLELGLVTVCAAGGLGFAMVLERA, via the coding sequence ATGAGAACCGCCATCGTGGCCGGCGTACGCACGCCCTTCGCGCGCTCGGGCACCGTCTTCGCCGACCTGACCGCCATCGAGCTGGGCAAGACCGCGGTGCGGGAGCTGGTGGCGCGCTCCGGTGTCGATCCCGACCAGGTGGACCACCTGATCTATGGCACCGTGGTGCACGATACGCAGGCCCCCAACATCGCGCGCGAGGTGGGGCTCGGCACGCTCCCCAAGACCGTGCCGGCGGTGACGGTCTCACGGGCCTGCAGCTCCTCCAACCAGGCCATCGCGGACGGCGTCAACCTGATCGGGCAGGGATACGCGGGCCTCGTGGTGGCGGGCGGTGCCGAGTCCCTCTCCCATGTGCCCATCACCGTGAGCGACCGCCTCTCCAAGCGGCTGGTCCAGGCCTCCAAGGCGCGCTCGCTCGGGGCGCGGGTCGCGGCGTTCAAGGGACTGAGCCCCAAGGAGCTGATCCCGGTCCAGCCCGCCATCGCCGAGCCCACCACGGGCGAGACCATGGGCCAATCCGCCGAGCGCATGGCCAAGGAGAACGGGATCTCGCGCGAGGATCAGGACCGCTGGGCGCTGCGCTCGCACCAGCTGGCCCAGGCGGGCACCGAGGACGGGCGGCTCCTGGAGGAGATCGCGCCGGTCTACGTCGGCAAGTCCTTCGAGACGGTCGTCGACCGCGACAACGGCATCCGGGCGGATACGAGCCTGGAGGCGTTGGCCAAGCTCAAGCCGGTGTTCGACCGGAAGTTCGGCTCGGTCACGGCCGGGAACGCCTCTCCGCTCACGGACGGCGCCTCCGCCGTGCTCCTGATGTCGGAGGAGGCCGTGAAGGCCCACGGGGTCACGCCGCTCGGCTGGGTGAGGAGCTATGCCTTCACCGCGTTGGACCCGTCCCAACAGCTCCTGCAGGGCCCCTACTACGCCGCGCCGATCGCGCTCGAACGGGCGGGGGTCACCATGGCGGACATCCAGCTCTTGGAGATGCACGAGGCCTTCGCGGCCCAGGTGCTGTCCAACCTGCGCTGGTGGGAATCGGACGAGATCGCCGAGCGCGAGCTCGGTCGCTCGCAGGCGGTGGGGCACCCGCCCGAGGACGTCATCAACGTGATGGGGGGCTCCATCGCCATCGGTCACCCGTTCGGCGCCACGGGCGCGCGGGTGACCACGACGCTGCTGAACGAGATGCGGCGCCGCGACCTGGAGCTGGGTCTGGTCACCGTCTGCGCCGCGGGCGGGCTCGGCTTCGCGATGGTGCTCGAGCGGGCCTGA
- a CDS encoding alcohol dehydrogenase catalytic domain-containing protein, whose translation MRAVVFGVTVPGFLLARSVGRVSRSATHGVLSGLRLRDWPEPVLPGPDWVKLSVLYGGICGSDLGNLSFTSSPLMEPFGSFPAVLGHEIVARVDEVGSAVTRVRPGDRVAVDPMLSCGVRGFTGTEVCGSCAVGRHSTCGNAGEEGRTLVDGTPLARGLTIGYHADLPGGWGERMIAHESQLFPVDEAIDDRVAALIEPLSIGMHAVLNTPVGSGPVLVIGSGPIAFATIWALRAAGYGGELVAQAKRAPEVELARALGASSVVRPGDEARDALIATGAQAYQPIVGPEVYAGGGFPVIFDCVGSGATLAQSLSYASARGRVVMLGCVAEIKKVDLTLLWAHELEVHGFVGYGAEQWRGEVLHTFEVTQRLLLESAAPVQRMVTDVYPLKQVREALAAAEDRRTSGAIKVLLQP comes from the coding sequence ATGCGCGCCGTCGTCTTCGGGGTCACCGTTCCGGGCTTCCTGCTGGCGCGCTCCGTGGGGCGGGTCAGCCGGTCGGCCACCCACGGGGTCCTGAGCGGTCTCCGCCTGCGGGACTGGCCCGAGCCGGTGCTCCCCGGTCCGGATTGGGTGAAGCTCTCCGTGCTCTACGGGGGGATCTGCGGGAGCGATCTGGGCAACCTGTCCTTCACCAGCAGCCCCCTGATGGAGCCGTTCGGCTCCTTCCCCGCCGTGCTGGGCCACGAGATCGTGGCGCGCGTGGACGAGGTCGGGTCCGCCGTCACACGTGTGCGGCCGGGCGACCGGGTGGCGGTCGATCCCATGCTGTCGTGTGGCGTCCGGGGGTTCACGGGCACCGAGGTCTGTGGCTCCTGTGCGGTCGGCCGTCACTCCACGTGTGGCAACGCGGGGGAGGAGGGACGCACGCTCGTGGACGGCACCCCGCTCGCGCGGGGGCTCACCATCGGCTACCACGCCGACCTGCCCGGGGGGTGGGGGGAGCGGATGATCGCGCACGAGTCGCAGCTCTTCCCCGTGGACGAGGCCATCGACGACCGGGTCGCCGCGCTCATCGAGCCGCTGTCCATCGGCATGCACGCCGTGCTCAACACGCCCGTCGGCTCCGGGCCCGTCCTCGTGATCGGCAGCGGACCCATCGCCTTCGCGACGATCTGGGCGCTGCGCGCGGCCGGGTACGGCGGTGAGCTGGTGGCGCAGGCCAAGCGCGCGCCCGAGGTGGAGCTGGCGCGCGCGCTGGGGGCGAGCAGCGTGGTCCGGCCCGGAGACGAGGCGCGCGACGCCCTGATCGCCACGGGCGCGCAGGCCTACCAGCCGATCGTGGGACCCGAGGTGTACGCCGGGGGCGGCTTCCCGGTGATCTTCGACTGCGTGGGGAGCGGGGCCACCCTCGCCCAGTCGCTGTCGTACGCGTCGGCGCGCGGACGCGTGGTGATGCTCGGGTGCGTGGCGGAGATCAAGAAGGTGGATCTCACCCTGCTGTGGGCGCACGAGCTGGAGGTGCACGGCTTCGTCGGGTACGGGGCCGAGCAGTGGCGGGGGGAGGTGCTGCACACCTTCGAGGTCACGCAGCGGCTCCTGCTGGAGTCGGCCGCGCCGGTACAGCGCATGGTGACCGACGTCTATCCGCTGAAGCAGGTCCGTGAGGCGTTGGCCGCGGCGGAGGATCGGCGCACGAGCGGCGCCATCAAGGTGCTGCTCCAACCCTGA
- a CDS encoding HD domain-containing protein — MRVELGFLETKVARRLLFLFVFCAVLPVGALATVSYRQVARHLRAQHEARVAEVVRDTESLLTERLQVADAELEVLARVLELPEVDETRVRQITEAATSFSAVALDRGTRTPEMLRGRLASLPELEDRDRAHLDTGRPVLALVRNPQGAPDLLVARALGNARAPQTVVWARLRSGFLWDGLDLAPLPESDLLIVDDVVEPVVGRPVEDLTFRGALDQALADGEETRLTWQADGVEQESVVAPLALGERFRGPGWHLVLTVPAAIVTAPVREFTQRFLPLALTALLIVLLLSDLQIRRTIQPLKRLKEGTRRIAEERFDTTVDVTSNDEFEELAESFNTMAQRLGEQFGTLSVIREVDRAALGEAEGRDLIDPLLRGMRSVVRTDLISVCLLDTEDPTQGTVYTVLGGEGEALVDAIGLARSDLQSLERSPEHIETPAGAVRPSWLMAPVLLEAPDHGFVSLPLVLKGGPAGVVSFAAAGEMPAGSAHLLRARQVADQLALALSNVRRLRALDRFNWGALTALARTIDANSPWTAGHSERVCELALRIAGKLQLGETDMEILRRGALLHDIGKIGVPVEILNKPGPLSEEEMAAVREHTVIGARILEPIAEYAELLPIVLHHHERVDGRGYPGGLRADAIDLKARILAVADTFDALTSDRPYRRGLPPRTAVEVVRNAAGTQLDPRVVEAFLALHDAGALDDLTTKEKRSRKSANAEPLLAAARA, encoded by the coding sequence GTGAGAGTCGAACTCGGTTTCCTCGAGACGAAGGTCGCACGCCGACTGCTGTTCCTGTTCGTGTTCTGCGCCGTCCTCCCCGTGGGGGCCCTGGCCACCGTGTCCTACCGCCAGGTGGCGCGCCATCTGCGGGCCCAGCATGAAGCGCGCGTGGCCGAGGTCGTGCGCGACACCGAGAGCCTCCTGACGGAACGTCTGCAGGTGGCGGATGCCGAGCTCGAGGTCCTGGCGCGGGTGCTGGAGCTGCCGGAGGTCGACGAGACCCGGGTCCGTCAGATCACGGAAGCCGCCACGAGCTTCTCGGCGGTCGCGCTCGATCGCGGGACCCGTACGCCCGAGATGCTCCGCGGCCGGCTGGCCAGCCTGCCCGAGCTCGAAGACCGCGACCGGGCCCATCTGGACACCGGCCGCCCGGTGCTCGCGCTCGTACGCAACCCGCAAGGCGCTCCCGACCTACTCGTCGCCCGCGCCCTCGGCAACGCACGTGCGCCGCAGACGGTGGTCTGGGCGCGGCTGCGCTCCGGCTTCCTCTGGGACGGGCTGGATCTCGCTCCGCTTCCGGAGTCGGACCTGCTGATCGTGGACGACGTGGTGGAGCCGGTCGTCGGTCGGCCTGTGGAGGACCTGACGTTCCGCGGCGCCCTCGACCAGGCCCTGGCGGACGGCGAAGAGACCCGGCTGACGTGGCAGGCGGACGGCGTAGAGCAGGAGTCGGTCGTGGCACCGCTCGCGCTCGGGGAGCGCTTCCGCGGGCCGGGCTGGCACCTGGTCCTCACCGTGCCCGCGGCGATCGTGACCGCGCCGGTCCGCGAGTTCACGCAGCGGTTCCTGCCCCTCGCGCTCACGGCGCTGCTGATCGTGCTGCTGCTGAGCGACCTGCAGATCCGGCGCACCATCCAACCGCTCAAGCGGCTCAAGGAGGGGACGCGCCGGATCGCCGAGGAGCGCTTCGACACCACCGTGGACGTGACCAGCAACGACGAGTTCGAGGAGCTGGCGGAGTCCTTCAACACGATGGCCCAGCGTCTGGGCGAGCAGTTCGGCACGCTGAGCGTCATCCGTGAAGTGGACCGGGCGGCGCTCGGCGAGGCGGAGGGCCGGGATCTGATCGACCCGCTCCTGCGCGGGATGCGTTCCGTGGTCCGGACCGACCTCATCTCCGTCTGTCTGCTCGACACGGAGGATCCCACCCAGGGCACCGTGTACACGGTGCTCGGCGGGGAGGGCGAAGCGCTGGTGGATGCGATCGGGCTGGCCCGTTCCGACCTGCAGTCCCTGGAGCGCAGCCCCGAGCACATCGAGACCCCGGCGGGAGCCGTCCGGCCTTCATGGCTCATGGCCCCGGTCCTCCTGGAAGCGCCCGACCACGGCTTCGTATCGTTGCCGCTGGTCCTCAAGGGCGGGCCGGCCGGCGTGGTGTCCTTCGCGGCCGCGGGCGAGATGCCTGCAGGCAGCGCGCATCTGCTGCGCGCCCGCCAGGTGGCCGACCAGTTGGCGCTCGCGCTCTCCAACGTACGACGCCTGCGCGCGCTCGACCGCTTCAACTGGGGAGCGCTCACCGCGCTCGCGCGCACCATCGACGCGAACTCGCCGTGGACGGCCGGTCACTCCGAGCGCGTGTGCGAGCTGGCGCTGCGGATCGCCGGGAAGCTTCAGCTCGGCGAGACGGACATGGAGATCCTGCGCCGCGGCGCGCTCCTGCACGACATCGGCAAGATCGGCGTGCCGGTGGAGATCCTGAACAAGCCGGGCCCGCTCTCCGAGGAGGAGATGGCCGCGGTGCGCGAGCACACGGTCATCGGCGCACGCATCCTGGAGCCGATCGCCGAATACGCGGAGCTGCTGCCGATCGTGCTGCACCACCACGAGCGCGTGGATGGCCGCGGATATCCTGGTGGCCTGCGCGCCGATGCGATCGATCTCAAGGCGCGCATCCTCGCGGTCGCCGACACCTTCGACGCCTTGACGTCCGACCGGCCCTACCGGCGCGGTCTGCCCCCGCGCACCGCGGTCGAGGTGGTGCGCAACGCGGCGGGGACGCAGCTGGATCCGCGCGTGGTGGAGGCGTTCCTGGCGCTCCATGATGCGGGCGCCCTGGACGACCTCACCACGAAGGAGAAGCGCTCCCGGAAGAGCGCGAACGCCGAGCCGCTGCTGGCCGCGGCCCGCGCCTGA
- a CDS encoding SRPBCC family protein, protein MSTVVSVQRLPGGKKRAQFRLVARMQLAAERETLYRLLSDPRELNGLTPAWFRLDFRDPVPDRIGVGTTLRYRLRTRGLVWRWESRIDAWEPLDRFSYVQTRGPYRGFWHDHRFEPMEGGTAVTDVVDYSLWGGGLANRIIEPWLREIFAFRGRLLAGRFGALAD, encoded by the coding sequence ATGTCGACGGTGGTCTCCGTGCAACGCCTGCCGGGGGGCAAGAAGCGTGCACAGTTCCGGCTCGTTGCCCGCATGCAACTGGCCGCGGAGCGGGAGACGCTGTACCGGCTTCTTTCCGATCCCCGCGAGCTGAACGGCCTGACGCCCGCGTGGTTCCGACTGGACTTCCGGGACCCCGTGCCGGACCGGATCGGTGTGGGGACCACGCTGCGCTACCGCCTGCGCACGCGCGGCCTGGTGTGGCGCTGGGAGAGCCGGATCGACGCCTGGGAGCCGCTGGACCGCTTCAGCTACGTGCAGACCCGCGGACCCTACCGCGGGTTCTGGCACGACCACCGCTTCGAGCCCATGGAAGGCGGGACGGCGGTGACCGACGTGGTGGACTACAGCCTCTGGGGAGGCGGGCTCGCGAACCGGATCATCGAGCCCTGGCTCCGCGAGATCTTCGCGTTCCGGGGCCGTCTACTCGCCGGCCGCTTCGGCGCCCTGGCCGATTGA
- a CDS encoding HD domain-containing protein codes for MALFERRFLTTRVARRLLGLFVLCALLPLSLSSWLSYRHVTRELSNQGEERLRQSAAAAGMSVIERLMAAEAELGALAAADPAPGAPLQTGSARFRLLAGVARGPEGAAPTWGTGQAPAILPVLDEPTRAFLDDGGTHLILDGQLRRPVLVRRDPAGSGLLAASVRTDSLWATAQVYSASEVGRALCVLDPYGEPLVCPHGLPASLRSQATAARSEPVRWGRGADERLGWGWQIFLSGQFRAEPWVAIVSEPARAALAPLNGFTRAFVPTLLLALWSVLLLSNVQIRRTIDPLDRLKAGTERIAEGHFESRVVVTSHDEFGELAAAFNGMAQDLGRQFRTLEALHALDRQALESQSLDPVLERIDDPLRHALPGTELGMVLLDDDEGATLLRGTADADRRRALVRLAPGTLHLIHRWGDHHVLEGDERAPLIAIGAVEGHRTRPVHVFPLRARSEAAGFLWIERTDGQLLNETEQTQARQLADQAALSLASVRRLVDLNGLKEGALDALALAIDASSHWTAGHSQRVTDLSVRLAVELQLPATEIERLRAATLLHDVGKIGIPNAVLNKPGRLTDEEFDLIKTHPVVGEAILRPIEAFAFMLPVVRHHHERYDGRGYPDGLAGRAIPFAARIVAVADTFDALVSDRPYRAGKSVEAATRIIEEETGAQFDPRVVGAFMRLYTGDLRDVVASHRETAFPERAVPVPT; via the coding sequence ATGGCGCTCTTCGAGCGGCGTTTCCTGACCACGCGGGTGGCCCGTCGGCTGCTCGGTCTGTTCGTGCTCTGCGCCCTCCTCCCGCTCTCGCTCTCGTCCTGGCTGTCCTACCGGCACGTGACCCGCGAGCTGTCCAATCAGGGCGAGGAGCGGCTTCGGCAATCCGCCGCCGCGGCGGGGATGTCGGTCATCGAACGGCTGATGGCCGCGGAGGCGGAGCTGGGGGCCCTGGCGGCGGCCGATCCGGCGCCGGGGGCGCCCCTGCAGACAGGCTCGGCGCGGTTCCGGCTCCTGGCCGGTGTGGCCCGGGGACCCGAAGGCGCGGCCCCGACCTGGGGTACAGGCCAGGCTCCCGCGATCCTGCCGGTGCTCGATGAGCCCACCCGCGCCTTCCTCGACGACGGCGGCACCCACCTGATCCTCGACGGTCAGCTGCGGCGTCCGGTCCTCGTGCGGCGGGACCCGGCCGGGTCCGGCCTGCTGGCCGCGTCGGTCCGGACGGATTCGCTGTGGGCCACCGCCCAGGTCTATTCGGCTTCCGAGGTCGGGCGCGCCCTCTGCGTGCTGGACCCCTACGGCGAGCCGCTGGTGTGCCCGCACGGACTCCCGGCCTCTCTTCGTTCGCAGGCCACCGCCGCGCGCTCCGAGCCGGTGCGCTGGGGCCGCGGGGCCGACGAGCGGCTGGGCTGGGGGTGGCAGATCTTCCTGAGCGGGCAGTTCCGCGCCGAGCCCTGGGTGGCCATCGTGAGCGAGCCGGCTCGCGCCGCGCTGGCGCCCCTCAACGGCTTCACGCGTGCCTTCGTGCCTACGCTGCTCCTGGCACTCTGGTCCGTGCTCCTGCTGAGCAACGTGCAGATCCGGCGCACCATCGATCCGCTCGATCGCCTGAAGGCGGGAACCGAGCGGATCGCGGAAGGCCATTTCGAGAGCCGCGTGGTGGTCACCAGTCACGACGAGTTCGGCGAGCTCGCTGCGGCCTTCAACGGAATGGCCCAGGACCTGGGTCGGCAGTTCCGCACGCTGGAAGCTCTGCACGCGCTGGATCGTCAGGCGCTGGAGTCCCAGAGCCTCGATCCGGTCCTGGAACGCATCGACGATCCGCTCCGCCACGCCCTGCCCGGCACGGAGCTGGGCATGGTCCTCCTGGATGATGACGAGGGCGCCACGCTGCTCCGGGGCACCGCCGACGCGGACCGGAGACGCGCGCTCGTGCGCCTCGCGCCGGGAACGCTCCACCTGATCCACCGCTGGGGGGACCACCACGTCCTGGAGGGCGACGAGCGCGCACCGCTCATCGCCATCGGGGCGGTGGAGGGCCATCGCACGCGTCCCGTGCACGTCTTCCCTCTGCGGGCGCGCTCGGAGGCGGCCGGCTTCCTGTGGATCGAGCGGACCGACGGGCAGCTCCTGAACGAGACGGAGCAGACGCAGGCGCGGCAGCTCGCCGACCAGGCGGCCCTCAGCCTGGCCAGCGTACGGCGGCTCGTGGATCTGAACGGGCTGAAGGAAGGCGCGCTCGACGCCCTGGCGCTGGCCATCGACGCCAGCTCGCACTGGACGGCGGGTCACTCGCAGCGCGTCACGGATCTGTCGGTGCGACTCGCCGTGGAGCTGCAGCTCCCGGCGACCGAGATCGAGCGTCTGCGCGCCGCCACCCTCCTGCACGACGTCGGCAAGATCGGGATCCCCAACGCCGTGCTGAACAAGCCAGGGCGCCTGACCGACGAGGAGTTCGACCTGATCAAGACCCATCCGGTCGTGGGGGAGGCGATCCTGCGTCCGATCGAGGCCTTCGCCTTCATGCTGCCCGTCGTACGCCATCATCACGAGCGCTACGACGGGCGGGGCTACCCCGATGGACTCGCCGGGAGAGCCATCCCGTTCGCGGCGCGCATCGTGGCCGTCGCCGACACGTTCGACGCGCTGGTCTCCGACCGGCCCTACCGCGCCGGGAAGAGCGTCGAAGCCGCGACCCGGATCATCGAGGAGGAGACGGGGGCGCAGTTCGACCCCAGGGTCGTGGGAGCCTTCATGCGTCTCTACACGGGCGATCTGCGCGACGTCGTCGCGTCCCACCGCGAAACCGCCTTCCCGGAACGGGCCGTTCCGGTCCCGACCTGA
- a CDS encoding prepilin-type N-terminal cleavage/methylation domain-containing protein, which produces MRAKPYINQGFTLIELLVVMAIVGTLASIVVPKLQGAREQAQNAAAIGDVRVLSLEILEYAGKNDGLLPASLADIGRGTFLDPWGRPYVYQPLAATKGAGAGGGGGGGGGGGGGGGGGGPPSCSPRKNRFLVPLNSDFDLYSKGLDGTCVSPLTGATSQDDIVRANDGGFIGLGRNF; this is translated from the coding sequence ATGCGCGCCAAACCGTATATCAATCAAGGGTTTACGCTCATCGAGCTCCTGGTGGTCATGGCCATCGTGGGGACGCTCGCCTCGATCGTCGTGCCCAAGCTCCAGGGGGCCCGTGAGCAGGCGCAGAATGCCGCCGCCATCGGCGATGTGCGGGTCCTGAGCCTCGAGATCCTCGAGTACGCGGGCAAGAACGATGGGCTGCTACCGGCCAGCCTGGCGGACATCGGGCGCGGCACCTTCCTCGATCCGTGGGGCCGCCCCTACGTATACCAGCCGCTGGCCGCCACCAAAGGCGCCGGAGCGGGTGGAGGTGGGGGTGGTGGCGGCGGAGGCGGGGGTGGCGGTGGCGGGGGTGGTCCGCCCAGTTGCTCGCCTCGCAAGAACCGGTTCCTCGTACCGTTGAACTCGGACTTCGACCTGTATTCCAAGGGGCTCGACGGGACCTGCGTCTCGCCGCTGACCGGCGCGACGTCCCAGGACGACATCGTCCGCGCCAACGACGGCGGCTTCATCGGCCTCGGCCGGAACTTCTGA
- a CDS encoding SUF system NifU family Fe-S cluster assembly protein, with the protein MENPEPQLSSLFQELILEHYRHPRNKGELEGATVEVHMRNPSCGDEVRLQLTIADGRIDDARFSGQGCSISQASISMMTGLLKGRSTAEALDLAARFTGLMHGEDGAARDRALGDLRALSGVRRFPVRVKCALLGFDALQEAIKQSEETERT; encoded by the coding sequence GTGGAGAACCCGGAGCCACAGCTTTCCTCGCTGTTCCAGGAGCTCATCCTGGAGCACTACCGGCATCCCCGGAACAAGGGGGAGCTGGAGGGCGCCACCGTCGAGGTGCACATGCGCAACCCCAGTTGTGGGGACGAGGTGCGCCTCCAGCTCACCATCGCCGACGGCCGGATCGACGACGCGCGCTTCAGCGGGCAGGGCTGCTCCATCTCGCAGGCCTCCATCTCCATGATGACCGGCCTGCTGAAGGGACGCAGCACGGCGGAGGCCCTGGACCTGGCGGCGCGCTTCACGGGCCTGATGCACGGCGAGGACGGCGCGGCCAGGGACCGCGCCCTCGGGGACTTGCGAGCGCTGTCCGGCGTACGTCGCTTTCCCGTGCGGGTCAAATGCGCACTCCTGGGCTTCGACGCGCTCCAGGAGGCGATCAAGCAGAGCGAGGAGACGGAGCGGACGTGA